In a single window of the Portunus trituberculatus isolate SZX2019 chromosome 1, ASM1759143v1, whole genome shotgun sequence genome:
- the LOC123509501 gene encoding zinc finger protein OZF-like, which yields MAATLEQHTPPTNTVKEEEEQQHSPTIIVKEEEEEEEEEERSYDCPDCFENLPNKSLYIQHTLSHVGVAIHRCGVCNKLFSHATHLARHSLVHKRRKHECKVCGRVFSQRGNMLQHLNTHDKVKKYKCDECGKLFTYKYSLTEHLRRHLGVMEYRCEVCGKEFVHKANYMQHLNLHSNINKYVCEECGKEFCYKSSYNQHLNIHTQAKRFRCEECGKEFNFKSNLKQHMNTHATIRTSEKCEECGKHFSNKSNLKQHYKKHLGVKRFKCDVCEEQFTLESSLIKHMAERHPDIEMYKCNDCGKPFLRKYDLVRHAAVHSNLKPYKCEVCGKAFIHKNTWKRHADVHTGLREFKCEECGKMFSQKGVLGIHLKTVHAGTKNFECQECGRRLSQKSHLRRHLLKVHGKKS from the coding sequence ATGGCTGCAACACTCgagcaacacacaccaccaaccaacacagtgaaggaggaggaggagcagcaacacTCACCAACGATcatagtgaaagaggaggaggaggaggaggaggaggaggaaaggagctaTGATTGCCCAGATTGTTTTGAGAACCTGCCAAACAAGAGCCTGTACATTCAACACACCCTGAGTCACGTTGGTGTTGCAATTCACAGATGTGGGGTGTGCAATAAACTCTTCAGCCACGCTACCCACCTCGCCAGACATTCCCTGGTtcacaagaggaggaagcatgAGTGTAaggtgtgtgggagggtgtTTAGCCAGCGTGGGAACATGCTGCAACACCTAAACACGCATGATAAGGTGAAGAAATATAAGTGTGATGAATGTGGGAAGCTCTTCACGTATAAATACTCGCTAACCGAACATTTGCGTAGACATTTAGGCGTGATGGAGTACAGATGTGAGGTTTGTGGTAAAGAGTTCGTGCATAAGGCTAACTACATGCAGCACCTCAATCTACACTCCAATATCAATAAGTAtgtgtgtgaggagtgtggcaaggaATTCTGCTACAAATCAAGCTACAACCAGCACCTTAACATTCACACACAAGCCAAGAGGTTCCGCTGTGAGGAGTGCGGGAAGGAGTTCAACTTTAAGAGCAATCTCAAGCAGCACATGAACACACACGCCACCATCCGAACATCTGAGAAGTGCGAAGAGTGCGGGAAACACTTCTCAAACAAGAGCAACTTAAAACAACACTACAAGAAGCACTTAGGCGTTAAAAGATTCAAGTGCGATGTGTGTGAGGAACAGTTTACCCTAGAGAGCAGCCTTATCAAACACATGGCAGAGAGACACCCAGATATTGAAATGTACAAATGCAATGACTGTGGCAAACCGTTTCTCCGCAAGTACGACCTGGTAAGACATGCAGCCGTTCACAGCAACCTCAAGCCTTATaagtgtgaagtgtgtggcAAAGCTTTCATCCATAAAAACACTTGGAAAAGGCATGCAGATGTACACACTGGCCTGAGAGAGTTCAAGTGTGAGGAATGTGGCAAGATGTTTAGTCAGAAAGGAGTGCTGGGAATACATTTAAAGACTGTGCATGCTGGGACGAAGAATTTTGAGTGTCaggagtgtggaaggaggctctcGCAGAAGTCGCATCTAAGACGACACTTGTTGAAGGTCCACGGGAAGAAGTCATGA
- the LOC123500163 gene encoding trichohyalin-like, translated as MVGPVLSGPIIGSTRGSEVGGRPQPLTHPRLEAYDKAVLGRMTAYCFLCEKTVLGAEILLHLFFGELGCKYCNFSIKNCAAFRTDYPMTGKCHGCSEGHNANRWVSPTTKYITYHTRKHLSIASGTQSHELPKAKVMDSASKYVRALLPLRGIYPWRSALKMVAKAGTAIDLSNLPPRLKCLKTTGAETGQVKMFGVSGLLSTEKSLVVLQRLEERRALQFKSVFGNDAEDLGDEEGQSGLVEKGTVTQAGLDRALPVEAVKCERTELENSFDSSDSVDMQEIVIKKEIKEERQLSPQNIHDFLYDDMMEEIVKEEMEVEERLPPQKYETGKQADSFKNRDKDSSDMMEEVVREEMEEERPPSPHKSQTLMKYETNEVAHQEEKKEHRISLQELGKSDEGKIKQENTLGCIGETGAVVKKSILRFVRKENKRITLIQPRQHEFENFEQVKVENTIENTQDMAGERTENIDTKKKKINVENTEIKLENIENAQENTQNMAEERTENSQNTHTKKKRKEEKEIKIENTEIKLENIHNSLDNEDRDLNDMMEEIVKEEMEVEEQLPPQKYETDEQEQADSFEDKDRDSNDMMEDVVKEELEEERHLSPQNIQDSLFDDMKEDVKEERKVERSLSPQKHETDGQEQADSLENIDRHSNDVIENAVREIMKEKEQLLPQKHETDGQEQADSFEDRDRDSNDMMEDVVKEELEEERQLAPQKSQSLVKCETSAVGDLEEEKHRISLQELGKSDEEKIKQENTLGDIGETGAVVKESILSKKNKTITSTQITQHKSENFEQVKVENTIEDTQDMGEERTENIDTKKHREEKKKKVKIENTFENAEIKIENTQNILETTQERYQDTKKHKKKKMIKIENTFENAEIKVENTQNALENTQDMDEETTENIDTKTHNKEKRKKMMIKIENTFENTEIKIENTHNTLENSQKMPEERTENIDTKKHKKKMIKIENTFENTEIKLENTQNVLENIQDMDEGRTENTDTKKHKKKTKKMIKIENTFENTEIKLENTQNALENTQDMDEGRTENTDTKRHKKKTKKMIKIENTFENAEIKLENTQNILENTQEMPEERTENIDTKKHKKKKMIKIENTLENTEIKLENTQNVLENTQEIAEERTENIDAP; from the coding sequence atggtTGGTCCAGTCTTATCAGGGCCCATTATTGGATCCACCCGGGGCTCTGAGGTGGGTGGCCGGCCGCAGCCCCTCACACACCCTAGACTGGAGGCGTATGACAAGGCAGTTCTGGGGAGAATGACAGCTTACTGCTTCTTGTGTGAGAAAACTGTGTTGGGCGCCGAGATTCTCCTACACTTGTTCTTTGGTGAGCTCGGGTGTAAATACTGCAACTTTTCCATTAAAAACTGTGCTGCCTTTCGCACGGACTACCCCATGACTGGTAAGTGTCATGGCTGCAGCGAGGGGCACAACGCGAACCGCTGGGTGTCACCAACGACCAAATACATCACCTACCACACACGCAAACATCTCTCCATTGCTTCAGGAACCCAAAGTCATGAATTACCAAAGGCTAAAGTAATGGATTCAGCTTCGAAGTATGTCCGCGCTTTGCTTCCCCTGCGAGGCATCTACCCCTGGCGGTCTGCTCTCAAGATGGTGGCTAAGGCAGGCACAGCGATTGATCTTAGTAACCTGCCACCTCGTCTCAAGTGCCTCAAGACAACTGGGGCAGAGACAGGCCAGGTTAAGATGTTTGGTGTCAGTGGCCTTCTCTCGACAGAAAAGTCACTGGTTGTACTGCAAAgactggaggagagaagggcgtTGCAATTTAAGTCAGTGTTTGGAAATGATGCAGAAGACCTTGGTGATGAAGAAGGACAGTCAGGGTTAGTGGAGAAAGGAACAGTCACACAAGCAGGGTTGGATAGAGCATTGCCAGTGGAAGCAGTGAAGTGTGAGAGAACAGAACTGGAGAACTCATTTGATAGCAGTGACTCAGTTGATATGCAAGAAATagttataaagaaagaaataaaagaggaaagacagcTATCACCTCAAAATATACATGACTTCTTGTATGATGATATGATGGAAGAAattgtgaaggaagaaatggaggtggAAGAACGATTACCACCACAGAAATACGAGACAGGCAAACAAGCTGACTCATTTAAAAACAGAGATAAAGACTCGAGTGATATGATGGAAGAAGTCGtgagggaagaaatggaggaggaaagaccaccatcaccacataaaTCACAGACCTTAATGAAATATGAGACGAACGAAGTGGctcatcaagaagagaagaaagaacacagAATCTCACTACAAGAACTAGGAAAAAGTGATGAGGGGAAGATTAAACAAGAGAACACACTTGGTTGTATAGGAGAAACTGGTGCTGTTGTGAAAAAGTCAATATTGAGGtttgtaaggaaggaaaacaagagaataacATTAATACAACCAAGACAACATGAATTTGAGAACTTTGAACAGGTTAAAGtagaaaacaccattgaaaacacacaagacatggctggagagagaacagagaatatagataccaagaagaagaaaataaatgttgaaAACACAGAAATTAAGCTTGAAAACATAGAAAATGCACAAGAGAACACACAAAATATGGCtgaagagagaacagagaacagTCAGAACACTCAcaccaagaagaagaggaaggaggaaaaggaaataaagattgaAAACACAGAAATTAAGCTTGAAAACATACACAATTCACTTGATAACGAAGACAGAGACTTAAATGATATGATGGAGGAAATtgtgaaagaagagatggaggtggaagaaCAACTGCCACCACAGAAATATGAgacagatgaacaagaacaGGCTGACTCATTTGAAGACAAAGATAGAGACTCAAATGATATGATGGAAGACGTTGTGAAGGAAGAattagaggaggaaagacattTATCACCTCAAAATATACAGGACTCATTGTTTGATGATATGAAGGAagatgtaaaggaagaaaggaaagtggaaaggTCATTATCACCACAGAAACAtgagacagacggacaagaaCAAGCTGACTCACTTGAAAACATAGATAGACACTCAAATGATGTGATAGAAAATGCTGTgagggaaataatgaaggagaaagaacaattattaccacagaaacatgagacagacggacaagaaCAAGCTGACTCATTtgaagacagagatagagactcAAATGATATGATGGAAGACGTTGTGAAGGAAGAattagaggaggaaagacagttAGCACCACAGAAATCACAGAGCTTGGTGAAATGTGAGACAAGTGCAGTGGGTGatttggaagaggagaaacacagaATCTCACTACAAGAACTAGGAAAAAGTGATGAGgagaagataaaacaagagaacACACTTGGTGATATAGGAGAAACTGGTGCTGTTGTGAAAGAGTCAATATtgagcaagaaaaacaaaacaataacgtcaacacaaataacacaacacaaatctGAGAACTTTGAACAGGTTAAGGTAGAAAACACCATTGAAGACACACAAGACATGGGcgaagagagaacagagaacatAGATACCAAGAAAcacagggaggagaagaagaagaaggtaaagattgaaaacacctttgaaaatgcagagattaaaatagaaaacacacagaATATATTAGAAACCACACAAGAAAGATACCAAGAtaccaagaaacacaagaagaaaaagatgataaagattgaaaacacttttgaaaatgcAGAAATTAAGGTAGAAAACACACAGAATGCCTTAGAAAACACACAAGACATGGATGAAGAGACAACAGAGAACATAGATACCAAGacacacaataaagaaaagaggaagaagatgatgataaagattgaaaacacctttgaaaacacagagattaaaatagaaaacacacataacacactaGAAAACTCACAGAAAATGCCtgaagagagaacagagaacatAGAtaccaagaaacacaagaagaagatgataaagattgaaaacacctttgaaaacacagAAATTAAACTAGAAAACACACAGAATGTCTTAGAAAACATACAAGACATGGATGAAGGGAGAACAGAGAACACAGAcaccaagaaacacaagaagaagacgaagaagatgataaagattgaaaacacctttgaaaacacagAAATTAAACTAGAAAACACACAGAATGCCTTAGAAAACACACAAGACATGGATGAAGGGAGAACAGAGAACACAGACACCAAGAGacacaagaagaagacgaagaagatgataaagattgaaaacacctttgaaaatgcAGAGATTAAACTAGAAAACACACAGAACATCTTAgaaaacacacaggaaatgcctgaagagagaacagagaacatAGAtaccaagaaacacaagaagaagaagatgataaagattgaaaacaccttagaaaacaCAGAGATTAAACTAGAAAACACACAGAATGTCTTAgaaaacacacaggaaatagctgaagagagaacagagaacatAGATGCACCttag